A genomic window from Heptranchias perlo isolate sHepPer1 chromosome 20, sHepPer1.hap1, whole genome shotgun sequence includes:
- the LOC137335988 gene encoding zona pellucida sperm-binding protein 4-like — MSSACAPGPRVCGGSCSESNDPSLVLVLNDCWATPTPEPYSGIRWDLLVERCPFAGDNYKTRLLPVNADSHLRFPTHHNRFVVCTFAFWDRVSGRALTGEVYFHCSAEVCYPSTRENCTAPCSPKRRRSVDNRSGALVTADGPILFLEGEERLAARIPQDEKDAAVDSTSLVPGLAVGVALLSVALLVGTVALWKMEQGRRVGSECSSMEL, encoded by the exons ATGTCCAGTGCA TGTGCTCCGGGACCCCGTGTTTGTGGAGGTTCGTGTTCTGAATCGAACGATCCGTCCCTTGTGCTGGTGCTCAATGACTGCTGGGCGACCCCCACCCCAGAGCCGTATTCGGGGATCCGATGGGACCTCCTGGTGGAGAG gtgCCCCTTTGCTGGTGATAACTACAAAACCCGCCTCCTTCCGGTAAACGCTGATTCCCATTTGCGGTTCCCAACTCACCATAATCGTTTTGTCGTCTGCACGTTCGCTTTCTGGGACCGAGTTTCGGGCCGGGCTCTGACCGGGGAG GTTTAtttccactgcagtgctgaggttTGCTACCCTTCCACTCGAGAGAACTGCACGGCTCCCTGCAGCCCCA AGAGGCGAAGAAGCGTCGATAACCGGTCTGGGGCCTTGGTGACCGCTGATGGACCCATCCTTTTCTTGgaaggtgaggagagattggctgCTCGGATCCCCCAGGATGAGAAAG atgctgctgttGATTCCACCTCCCTTGTTCCTGGATTAGCGGTTGGGGTAGCACTGCTCTCCGTGGCCCTGTTGGTCGGGACTGTTGCTTTGTGGAAAATGGAGCAGGGCCGCAGGGTGGGCTCCGAGTGCAGCTCTATGGAACTGTAG